In the genome of Primulina tabacum isolate GXHZ01 chromosome 13, ASM2559414v2, whole genome shotgun sequence, the window GCATATCAACACCAGCGTTGTTTAATCAGCATATATAAACCACAAGCCTCGGGAGTACATAATTTCTAAGCCAgtttatttatttcataaaaCAGAATATTGTCTTTAAAACTGCAAAATAACATAATAACATAATGTTTTACATCAACGGAATGTCTAACATAATCTAACGAAAGTGAAactaaacaaaaataattatcttaTTTTTCTTCATCATCCATAAAATTGGATATATTCTTCATCTTCAATCTTTTCTTCATTCTTATTTAAGAAGGGTATGGAATGGGTGAGTAATATAATCGTCACTTGGAAAATGGGAGCAGAAATCAACTCATTTTCAAAAACAGAACATATATAATAGTAGATGTTGATAGCAAATGAAAtaattttcagatatcagtaaTAAAAAATTCAGTGATCAGTAAaacaataatcatatttatcgAGTGCATTGAAACAACTACGGTTCTCGTGGCTAAACTGATATAAGTCTCCTATATGTTATTTCTCTAAAATGTGAGACAAGTAATCAGTGTAAACCGTAATCAGTAATCTGTAGTGTTCAGAATATGTATCCCTACCATTCACTTCATACTCGAGCTCGAATTTTGACCAAGCTTGAGTCGAGCTTCGTTTTCACCCTTAATCTCAACATTCATTCCTTTCCGCAAACCTCCAAGTTTTGGTAAGAGATGAAGACACAATGTATATACATTTTTCCCCGAAGCCAATGTATATACAATTTTTGGTTATTGTTGTGTTTTTTGGTTCAACGCTGTAATTTAATATCCGTAATaatgtattttttaatatatttttatgtgtACGAAcagttttttaattaataaataaattaaattattatttttatttctataaatatattttgaaagcAAAAGATCCAGATAATCGCCCCACTTCTGTTTCGCCTATAAAACGGCAAAGTCCAGGCCCCGAAAGGCAAGAAAACGAAAACGAGCTATGGCCTGGATTTGGAcagcactatcagtgatactgTTCTTGTATCTCCTTCGGGAGCTGCTCAATCAATTCAAGAAGAAGAAACAGCCTCCTGGTCCAAAAGGGCTTCCAATTCTTGGCCATCTCCACTTATTAGGAAAGAATCCCCACCAAGATTTAAACCGGTTATCCCAAAAACATGGCCCCATCATGTACATCCGATTCGGGTTCGTCCCCACCTACGTGCTCTCATCCCCCGCCGGAGCTGAACTCATCCTCAAAACGCACGATGTGGTTTTCTCCAGCAGGCCTCCACACGAGGCCTCCAAGTACATTTGCCATGAGCAGAAGAACATAACCTTCGGGCGCTACGGCCCATACTGGAGAGACATGCGCAAGCTTTGCACGCTGGAGCTGCTGAGTAGCCACAAGATCAGCCAGTTCCAGGCCATGAGAAAGGCTGAGATCGGGCTTTTTGTTCTCTCACTCAAGGAAAATGCAGAAAAGCAGGAAACCGTGGATGTCAGCAAAAGGGTCGCTGGCCTTTCTGCTGATATGATTTGCCAGATGGTGTTCGGGAGAAAATACGAAGACAAGGATTTCGACGAGAAAGGGTTCAAAGCCGTTGTCACAGAAACATTGGAGCTCGGTGCTGTTTTGAATCTTGGCGAGTACTTTCCATATATTGGGCTTCTTGATCTGCAGGGGTTGACTCGTCGGATGAAGCGTCTGGGAAAGATTTTTGATGCGTTTTTGGAGAAGATTATTGATGATCATGTTGAGAAGAAGCAGGAGAAGAAGCAAGCTCTTGACTTTGTTGATACGATGATGGGTATTATGGACTCTGGAAAGGCTGGATTCGAGTTCGATCGACGTCACGTGAAATCTGTTCTTGTGGTAATTTAAATCTTTATGTTACATACTACAACAATTATTTGCGCTAACCCCCTGGAATATCGAaaatacattattcattctcataaaaattaaaCAGACGATTAAgcccttgattttttttataaaaattacatGATTTACTCTCACTCGTGTTGTGGCTAAAAAACCAAAGTGAAACCTAACATTGACTTGAGATCCCCCTACAAGTACTCATGGAATCTTCGAACAAGATTTCATGGTTTTTTGCTCAAAGATTCTATGGTTTCTTGCTTAAACTTTATCGTGTCATCTGAAAATATGTAATTCGATAGATATATTTTATGGATCTAGAATATACGGTTGATTAATAAAACAACATTTTGTATCATATGGTTTCTTGCTCAACCTTTGGTTTTtagcgacaacactggtgcatGTTCAAAAAAGCACCTTAGGCTATCTTTAACCCATAAATCTATTTTAGTGCAGTTTCTGCATCAAATATAACATTCATAAGTATATTCCTAGAATATTctcaaaatattctttttaatttgatttatttaattattttaaaataatatgttatcattatataaaaatatctaattattaaaataatatgttatcatTATATAAATAGTGGAAATGGAGCTGCGCTATTCAGCTCCATTGGAGAACAATCCTTGCACCAAAATGGCGTTTGCCCTAAGGGTAAATCGCACAATCTTTTTTTATAACAAGTCAAAGGTCGACCCAATATAATTTTCATGATGATGAAGTATGcattttcaatattttactGGAAATTTTGATGCAAATAACTCTTTTATCATTTTTGGATGTCCCATATAAGAAAATTCGAACGAGAAGATAATAGCCCATCGTTTTGCACTAAAATATACGATATTTTGTACAGTCGACCATAATTTATCGTTGTTGTTAACTAAATATAGACCATTAATTTTGTATTGTTATTTGAAATCAGGATATGATAGTAGCAGGAATGGATACCTCGGCAACTGTTGTCGAATGGGCAATGTCAGAACTCATCAGGCATCCACAAGTCATGAAGAAGCTTCAGAAAGAATTGGAAACGGTTGTAGGAATGGACCAAATGGTGGAAGAATCCCACCTCGAAAAACTCGGATACTTGGAGATGGTCGTCAAGGAAACAATGAGGATCCACCCTGTCGCGCCCTTGCTGCTACCCCACGAGTCTATGGAAGATTGCGTCATCGACGGTTACCATATACCCAAAAATTCTCGAGTAATTGTTAACACGTACGCTATAGGGAGAGATCCTAAAGTTTGGCCAAATCCAGAGAAATTTTCCCCGGAGAGGTTCTTGGACGACAACGTGGATATGCGGGGACGTGATTTTCGACTACTGCCATTCGGGTCGGGGAGAAGAGGGTGTCCGGGGATGCAGTTGGGGCTCATTGTGGTTCGTCTGGTGATTGCACAATTGGCGCATTGCTTTGATTGGGAGCTTCCCAATGGAATGTTGGCTAGTGATTTGGACATGGAGGATCACTTCGGCTCCGTGACTTGTAGAAATAAGCACTTATTAGCGAATCCGACTTATAGGTTGCGTAAATGAATTAAAAACAGATGAGAATAAGGATCAGGTTTATTGTATATCAGGAAAGTACATACAATCCATGTGTCGTATGTATGAATCGCATCGATCTATATATGTCATAGAGTTGATCCATAATAACAGCTCGATAGCTGACCAAGAATTAAGAAAGTTTGTGATTTTTGATACAGTTGGGGTTGGAAGAAGCTCAAAGAGTTTGCGTATCTTGTTATTTTTATGACATTGGATAATAATAATCTTTGTAATAAAGAGACCAGAGTTGGTCTCCCTTTCAAACTTATATTCCATTGTATCGCGAGTGCTTCTAAGTTCTACCTCAACATCATCTGTGGCAACGGATCCGCTCTATATTCATCCATTTGAAACACCCGGTggtattttgatatttgaacaACTCATTGAAACAAAATATTATGCGACTTGGAGTCGTGCGATGTTTATCGTGTTGCGACCTAAGAATAAAGTTGCGTTCATTGATGGCAGCTGTTCAAAACCGGATGCTGCTTCTGGAAATGTGTTGCAATGTGAGAGTTGCAACGCGATTGTGCTATTGTGGatcattaaaattatttttgaaaatcagtAGCTTATCACACATAAAAAGATGACACAAACTATGTAAAATTTCAAGACATTATTTTAAGGAATTTATTTAACATCCAAATAAAAATGTGTATAATTTAATTGATAAGTGTATTTTatgcacttaaattatccttataattcatatagattgttagttttcttgggtggaattatgcatttttgttattttttgtgTGATTGTAGGAATCTAGGTAAGGTTACTACATAGACGTGAAAATGAACTAAAATGACGCTTAGGAGAAGAAGTGTGAGCAAATACAGCACTGAAGGCAGtgagacccgcgcatatgcgcgagtcagaGGTGCGCATATGCTCGCGAGACATAAGGCAAgaccagagaacctcgcgcatatgcgtcggacaaggcgcgcatatgtgcgcgcGAAGAGATTCCAGCTGCCCAGAACAGAGGACTCCGGGCATGAAAgggcgcgcatgtgcgcgcataaGAAAAGACTGCCCAACACACAGAAGGACccatgcatatgcgcgagtcttggtcgcgcatatgcgcgcagcGCGATGTTCAGAATTAAATAGGTTTAGTCGTCTTTGAAAGGAATGCTGGAATTTGAAGGACGGCCGTTCATATGAGAAAGAGGAGCAAAAGTCGGAGCACGGAACGCGAAGAACGGATATAGAAGACGCTGAATCCGGACACGGAGACGCTCGTTCATCTTTCCTAAACACGTTTCTAATTCGGTTTTTTccttttacgtttttaatgattacaaacaggttttgtattgatttaaattcgagtatgaactaattttattttctaaagaTTGACGTAGTCTGGATTGAACTTATGTTATtgacgttttgaattttcattgaattaattcatcgtgtttatttgtgatttcttgtcgttaatgcttttgaattgctggccataattcgattgatcaaataattaagaTCAAGTGATCATTTGTTTCTTTTGCAAAAGGACTGATGTGCATGTGAAGAAGGATTGTCTCAAATACGCCAACTGGCGTGCAAAGAAAGGGTTGCCTACGGAGCCGGTTGCAAACTGATGGTGAAAGTTACATCTTATGGGAAAATGACAATAAAATTGTTGATGTTTTTTTTTCCCTTAAAAAAAGCTTTATTTAGGaactgatatttttattttctggggaTTTGAATTTGGGAAAACACTTTTGTTGCACTGTTTTTtagacgaaattttattttagtttcaaGTTTGGACAAATCAAGTTTTTCTTTTATCCATGTGATAATGAAACttctcaattttttaaaattcaaatgtgTTTGGTATGAGTTCCTTGATTGATAAGGTTGATAAATTGaacatcaatattttaaatgacaCTGATAGTATGTATGCATGAAATTATGACATTAAATACAAATTAATTTGTATGTTGACTTTAGTGGGAGTGAGTAAATAGAAAAGTCAATATTGAGAAGAATATATTGATGTCTATGTCCACATATGTGGTAGTATAAATTTTATTAGGTGGTAATCTCGTTCGGATTTATAGAGAACACCGTTTGGATATTGTGTAAATCATTGGAATGTTGGACAGATATTTAAGAAACCCGACATTGAATCATTAATCGGGTTATGCGGTACATAAAGTGAACTAAGGATTTTATGCTCACATATCGGAGATCTAACATTTGGAAATAGTTAGATATTTAGACTTCGAATAAAGTTACGGAGTTTTATCACCGGTAATGATCATTGATCTAAGAAGTCATTGAGGATCTATTGTGATAATAAAGCTgctatattataattaaagaataacTGAAACTTGTCAAAGTCAAAATTTATTGACATGGAGTTTCTAGTTTGAAGGAAATAATTCAGAGTGATTATGTGTAAATTGAGCATGTTACTGAAAACTGTGTAATTGCGAATGCGTTTTTCATGGGTTGACCACCCAAAATGTTTATGGGCATGTGACACACATTGATGTTGTCCAGGTGATATGCTTGTACATTGAGAGTTTGTATTCTGTTTAAACATTGACTCATTTAACTTGATTTAAGTTTCTGTACAAACTAAGGTTTATTTGAATTACTCTGAAATAAAGTGATGACCTTCATTGTGgtttatcatttgattgaaaAGTTGTTATTGGACTCTTTGAATCTTTAGGAGGACCAGTTGGAAATGCAGGTTTTATTTTTTGATCACATCTATGTATTTTCATGCTACACATCCATACTTGAtctatgttattgattatgctaATATTGTGATCAGTGATGGGTctagttattttaaatgtagtGTTGACTGCTTTGGTTCAATATTGGTATAATTGATAGACCAGATTGTTAAGGAATATTTTGGTTTAGATAGCAATAGTTCAATCCAATTTTTGCATGTTCAATATTCGGATAACTTATGTGGCCCAAGTGGGAGATTATTGGAATTATTTTGTGGActcacataatttaattaattgtattATGGACAAGCTATTTAATAAAGAACCCAATAAAGTGATCTGATTAATTATGGGTTTCTAAAGTATTAAAAAAACTGGTATAGTCCACCTTATGTGTAGAAACCCAGCCCAATTAAGTCTTCTATAATGGGTCGAAGACTGCTAATGTTATATAAGGTTATGGTCCTCAAGGCACATAGAATAACACATAATACATACGGTACACATATTCTAGATATTTCTTCTTCTCCCATCTAAGGCAAATATAAGGTGGTCGATTCTCTGTTGCTTTGGAAGATTCATAACTCCGACGCTAGATCAATCAATGAATTCAGGTACGTGTTTgctattatttatattttctgataattcgaCATGAATTCCTGAGGTGTTCTGATATATGAATTTAATCATAcgatttataaatttattttattaaatctccaACAAACGGAGCTTTCATAAGAAGATTTCCTAAGAGTCTAACTGATTACAAAGCCAGAATGATAAAACATAAGAAGTATATTGATAGCCAAACCGATTCAAGGTTGACTGATGAAGCTCAACTAACAGTCTATCTACTTGATCAGTCAGTATAAATCCATATATTCCCTGAAAAATCGATATAATCAGTGATTAAAGATCAGAACCTAGGTAAAATAACGGATAAAGCTTTATGTACTAATAGCCACTGAACCTTGACAGAATGTTAGATTTTGGTGCACTTATAAGAACATGTCAAAAAAGACGATGACATGACAACAACGATATTTGCATTTGGAAACagatatattttgaaaaaattaccATTCCTGATTAAACTATAAATAGATAAGATGAACAAGTTATAAAGGTTAGACAACTACACTATCTACATTTGTATTATAAAAAACAAACTGATTTTCTCTTAAGAAGCTTTTCGTGAGCCAAACTGAAACTGCAAGCACACGTTAATAAATCATTATCTGATcattttgaagataaaaatttgtgctTAGAATTTACATGTGAAATCTGTGTAATTAAGAGTAAGAATTCTTACAGCTCAAAGTATTTAGATTGAAGttttactaagagtttcagttaggTGATGTTAAGTTCACTAAATTGAGTGATTTCAAATTACTTGTAATtaccaaagtcttttaatgcAAACCTTCCGTGAGGAAGAAGGGGTAACATATGAGTTTTGAAATATccaaacatccagaaacaacatttTGCTTATTTACTTTCAGTCTACCTACCTTTCTACTATTCAGCAAACCTCGACTGATTTTCTTGGTAAGTCATTTGTTCAATCAGTTCTAGTAAGCCTACATCCACACAGTTCACACTGATTGACTTTCTGAGAATTCAACTGAAAAGAATAAAATTTTAGTGTTGCTAACTTAACCAAAATATTTCTCGAGATAAATTTATTCATCCCTCTAAATTTATTTTCGCTCATAACACTCTCTACATTACTTTTCCTAATAATGTaaacttcaaaaaaatttatatggtTAAAAAATATCAAGAATGGGGATCACATAGCAGTTTACAAAATATGATTTCGAGTTTCCTACTCTAAGTTGATAGCCTTTCAAAACTTACCAAAATGACAAAAAAATGCGATTGCGAACACCTAAACAGTGGAATTTGGCAGAAAATGGGATGATGTCACTTCAAATCGAAAAAGCACTGAACTTTTGTCAAAATATAACAACTTTGTCACATTTTGTATACTAGGTTCTCAGCTGGATACCGAACATGGTTTCTCTGATACCGTTTTTTGCAAATAAATATTCGATAACAACAACTCTCTTAGtataatataaatcaaaatcattttatatcataaaaatcattgttTTTACAATGAAaaaattcccaaaaaaaatgaaatagaaTATATAAGCGTCTACAACTAAAATCAAAAAACAATAATGGAAtttaaaaaatctcaaattttcttcatcaccagccccaaaacatATATTGTTTATACTCTTCCAAATGTTCTTCGTCCTCATCTGGAGAGAATAAATGGATGGATGTTTGGGCTCAGAAAGCGGGAGTCGATCGAAT includes:
- the LOC142522875 gene encoding cytochrome P450 71AU50-like, with translation MAWIWTALSVILFLYLLRELLNQFKKKKQPPGPKGLPILGHLHLLGKNPHQDLNRLSQKHGPIMYIRFGFVPTYVLSSPAGAELILKTHDVVFSSRPPHEASKYICHEQKNITFGRYGPYWRDMRKLCTLELLSSHKISQFQAMRKAEIGLFVLSLKENAEKQETVDVSKRVAGLSADMICQMVFGRKYEDKDFDEKGFKAVVTETLELGAVLNLGEYFPYIGLLDLQGLTRRMKRLGKIFDAFLEKIIDDHVEKKQEKKQALDFVDTMMGIMDSGKAGFEFDRRHVKSVLVDMIVAGMDTSATVVEWAMSELIRHPQVMKKLQKELETVVGMDQMVEESHLEKLGYLEMVVKETMRIHPVAPLLLPHESMEDCVIDGYHIPKNSRVIVNTYAIGRDPKVWPNPEKFSPERFLDDNVDMRGRDFRLLPFGSGRRGCPGMQLGLIVVRLVIAQLAHCFDWELPNGMLASDLDMEDHFGSVTCRNKHLLANPTYRLRK